In Laribacter hongkongensis DSM 14985, the sequence GGCTCCCCATCAAGGCCCCCAGCACACGCTGGGGGCCTTTGCTTTTTAGGGGGGGGTGGTATATTTTTGATTTTTGTTGATCAATTGTGTGTTTTTGCTATTGTGTTTTTATTTAGAATAAATCTTAGTCAATATTTTATGTGAATAGGAATCATTGTTATGTTACAAGACCAGAATAACCTTGCTTGGATTGATATGGAAATGACGGGTTTGAATCCGGATACTGATCGTATTCTGGAGGTCGCCATGGTCATTACTGATGGTAATTTGAATATCATTGCTGAGTCTCCTGTCTTGGTCGTTAATCAGTCTGCAAGTATTCTGGACTCTATGGATGACTGGAACAAATCTACGCATGGCCGTAGTGGCTTGATTGAGAAGGTACTACAGTCAACCCAGAATGAAAATTCGGTTTCTCAACAAGTACTTTCGTTCATGAAGGAATATATTCCTGTTAAAACCTCTCCTATGTGTGGTAATTCTATCTGTCAAGACCGGCGTTTTATGGCTCGCTGGATGCCTGATCTGGAAGAGTATTTCCATTATCGCAATCTCGATGTGTCTACTCTTAAAGAATTATGTAAAAGATGGAAGCCTGAACTTTCAAAGGGTTTTAAAAAGAGCGGGAAACATGAGGCGCTGGCAGATATTCACGAGTCTATTGATGAACTAAAATACTATCGGGATTATTTTATTAAGCTATAAGATTTGGTGGAAACATGAGATTTCAATCGATTAATGAAATTAATCTGACTTCTGTATGGGCTCAGCTTCATTTGCATCAGAGATCTACAAGGCATGTGGAGATGCGGGATTTATTTGAGGCTGAATCTGACAGATTTTTGAATTTTTCGATTGATTTAAACGGTTTTTTGTTGGATTTTTCAAAAAACAGAATTACTGGCCGCTCATTGGATCTTTTGGTTGAGCTTTCAAAAGTGGCAGGTCTGAGTGACTGGGTTGAAGCGGCACGTCTAGGAGAGCAGATCAATACCAGTGAGCATCGTGCCGTCATGCACTTTGCTTTAAGGGCAAGTGTAGATGATGTTTATTCTGTTGATGGGCAAAATGTTGTGCCTGTTGTCCACCGGGAACTTCGTCGATGCTTTGATTTTTCTGAAAAAATCCGTCAAAAAATATGGTGTGGTTTTAATGGCTCTCCCATTCGGGATGTTGTCAATATTGGTATAGGAGGTTCTGATCTAGGGCCTCGGCTGGCAGTGCAGGCTTTGCATCCATATGCTCTGTCTGATATCCGTGTGCATTTTGTTTCCAACCTTGATGGGGCAGATCTTGCTCAGACCTTGGAGGGTCTTGATCAGGCTACTACCTTGTTTATCGTTTCATCAAAATCTTTTTCTACGCCAGAAACACTTGATAATGCATATGCAGCTAAAGCGTGGTTCTTGCAAAAAGCACAAGGTTCTGATGTCTCAAAACATTTTGTAGCCATTTCAAGCAATGTTGAGGCTGTCAAGGATTTTGGGATCGCTCCTGAGCAGATGTTCCGGTTTTGGGATTGGGTAGGAGGGCGCTATTCCGTCTGGTCTGCCATTGGCCTGTCTGTCATGATTGCTATCGGAGAGAGGCACTTCAGGGCCTTTCTTGATGGCGCACGGGAAATGGACCAGCATTTTTTTACTGCTCCGCATGAAAAAAACATTCCAGTGGTGATGGCTTTATTGGGAGTCTGGTACAACACTTTTTACGGTGCCCATACCCATGCCATCATGCCTTACGCTCATGGCCTTGCAAGACTACCTGCTTATTTGCAGCAACTTGATATGGAATCAAACGGGAAACGGGTAGGGCGATTTGGTGAAATGCTGGACTTTGATACCGGTCCTGTTGTATGGGGAGAGGTCGGTGTCAATAGCCAGCACGCATTTTTTCAGTTGCTGCATCAAGGAACGCGACTGGTGCCTTGCGACTTTATCTTGCCTTTGCGTAGTCATTACGCTATTGGACAACATCACCAACAGCTCGTGGCAAACTGCTTGGCGCAAACGGAAGCCCTGATGCGGGGCAAGACGGATACCGAGGTATTGGAAGAATTGCAGGCAGCCGGTGTGACCGGAGAATTGCTTGATGCCTTGTTGCCACAAAAAGTATTTCCCGGCAATCAGCCATCCAATACGATTGTTATCGACGAACTTTCTCCTCATTTTTTGGGAATGCTTCTGGCCGCTTATGAACACAAGGTATTTGTTCAGGGCGTGATCTGGGGTATCAACTCGTTTGATCAATGGGGGGTTGAATACGGCAAGCAACTGGCCAAGCGCATCGCGCCCGAGCTGGCTTCAACAAAACCACCCAAGCATGACAGTTCAACGAATGCCCTGATTGAACGCTATCGCACGCGAGGATGCAGGTCATGACCGATCATTTGCTGGCCTTGTCGTCTGACCTTGGTCGCTTTTTGCTCCAGTACGGTCAGTCACTGGCGACGGCCGAATCCTGTACCGGAGGCTTGATCTCGGCCACCCTGACCGAAGTTGCCGGTTCAAGTCACTGGTTTGGATGGGGAGTAGTCAGTTATGCCAATGCTGCCAAGATGCAGCTGCTGGCCGTGCAGCCCGAAACCTTGTATGACCATGGGGCCGTGAGCGAGGCCGTTGTGCGGCAAATGGCAACTGGGGTGCAAAGGTTGTCCGGAGCAGACTGGAGCATTGCTGTCAGTGGTGTGGCAGGTCCGGGAGGCAGCAGTGCGGCCAAGCCGGTCGGAACGGTCTGGTTTGCCATTGCAGGCCCGGATCTGCGTGTGGAAGCCTTTGTACATCACTTCAGTGGTGATCGTGCCGGAATTCGCTGGCAAACCGTTGAAACAGCCTTGTCTGCCCTGATTGCTCGTGTGGCAGGGCAAACCAGCCAAGCATAACCATGGTGCTCCGGTTGTTGCAGCCAGTTGCGCAGCTAAAGGGAGCGCTGTTTGCACCCGTATCTTGCATGAGCAGGCACAATGGGTGATGAAATCGGTTCGACATGCTGATCGTCGAATTGTGTCGCAAGCACGTTTTTTCGGAAACTGGTTATTATTTCTTATATGGCCGACGTCTCCCCGTTCTCAGTAGCAGAGCGCTTTAGAGTCCGAGCTTAATTTACCTGATTTCTTAGCGAGTGATTTGGCGTAGGCCGTCGGCGTCAAACCGCCAAGCGCTTTCTTGGGTCTTTCGTTGTTGTATTCCCTCCGCCAGGCTTCAATGACGACCTGTGCATGGCGCAGGCTGGTAAACCAGTGTTCGTTCAGGCACTCATCCCGGAAGCGCCCGTTAAACGATTCGATGCAGGCGTTCTGATTGGGCTTGCCGGGCTCGATGAGGAAGAGCTGAACACTACGAGCATGCACCCAGGTGAGCATGGTACGACTGCAGAACTCCTTGCCGTTATCTGTCCTGGTCGCTTTGGGCAAGCCGCGTGTTGTCGCCAACTGGTCAAGGACACGCGTCAGATGCATGCCACTCATTGCGCGCTCCGGCACGATCGCGACTGCCTCGTGCGTGGCATCATCGACGACGGTCAGACTCTTGATGACGCGGCCTTCCGCCGTCCGGTCGAACGCAAAGTCCATCGACCAGACCTGATTGGCCGCCAAAGGGCAAGCCAGTGGGTGACGAGCTGCTACCGGCACCTTCTTGCGCCGGCGAATTTGCAGACCCGCCTCGGCATAAAGCCGATCCACTCGCTTGTGATTGACCCGTATGCCTTCCTGCCGCAGCTTCAAACAGATCATGCCAGCCCCGTAACGACGGTGACGTTGCGCGAGCGCGATGATCTTCGCTTTCAAGGCCGCATTGCGGTCGGTGGCGGGCTGGTAACGGAATGAACCGGGGCTCATACCAGCCAGACGCAGCGATCGACGCTCACCACTTTTTTCGCAGCGCCTCTTTGGCAATCTCGTTCTCGAGCATCGTCTCGGCCAGGAGCTTCTTCAGCCGCACATTCTCGCTCTCCAGCTCTTTGAGTCGCTTGGCCTCCGAGACGTTCATGCCACCAAACTTGCTGCGTCAAAGGTAATAGTTGGCTTCCGAGGAAGCGTGTTGCTGCACAGTTCGGCTCCGGGCATGCCTGCTTCTGCTTCGCGCAGAAACCCGATGATCTGTTCTTCGGTGAAACGTTTCTTCATGTCCAATCTCCATGTCATGGTGGATTGGACTCTAACTTCATGTGCTCCTCAATACCGGGGGCGTCGCAGCGACAAAAGTGGTGAGTGAACCCTCACCGCAGAAGTTGCTGTGCTATCTGATAAATAAGGGATTCCGTAAGCGTCGCTTGCTATGAACCTCCCTTGATTCTGTCTCTCACTCTACCGACCGCAAGGCTGCCTTGAAGACGCAAATCATCGTGTTTGCACAACGCCCATACGGTTTATGTCCAAGCGAAATCGGGTGAATCGTTCAGATTCACCCGATTTCATTTTACCTGCACTTTTTGTTCAGTCTATTGTGGCCGGTACGCGTACCCAGCCTTCCATCAGGATGCGGGCGCTGCGGCTCATCACGGCCTTGGTGACACTCCACTGGCCGTTCTGGCAGACGGCACTGGCACCGACGCGCAAGGTGCCCGACGGGTGGCCGAAGCGTACCGCGTCCTTCTCGCCGCCGCCGGCGGCAAGATTCACCAGCGTGCCGGGCACTGCAGCGGCGGTACCAATGGCGACGGCGCAGGTGCCCATCATCGCGTGATGGAGCTTGCCCATCGACAGCGCGCGCACCAGCAGGTCGATTTCACCGGCATCGATGGTTTTGCCGCTGGACGCGGTGTAGCTCGCCGGCGGCGCGACAAAGGCGATTTTCGGCGTGTGCTGGCGGGTGGCGGCTTCTTCCGGCGTCTTGATCAGGCCCATGCGCAAGGCACCGGCAACGCGGATCTTCTCGAAGCGTGCCAGCTGCTCGGGGTCGCTGTTGATTGCTTCGCGCAGTTCGGTGCCGGTGTAACCGATGTCGGCCGCGTTGACGAACACGGTCGGGATACCGGAGCTGATCATGGTTGCCGGGAAGCAGCCGACACCCGGTACTTCCAGCAGGTCGACCAGATTGCCGGTGGGGAACATCGAACCGCCGGCATCACCGTCATCCGACGGATCCATGAATTCAAGCACGATTTCGGCGGCGGGGAAGGTGACACCATCCAACTCAAAATCACCGGTTTCCTGTACCTGGCCATTGGTGACCGGGACGTGGGCGATGATGGTTTTGCCGATGTTCGCCTGCCAGATGCGCACGACGGCGATGCCGTTGTCGGGGATGCGCAGCGGGTCGACCAGACCGGCGTGAATGGCAAAGGCACCGGCAGCGGTGGAGAGGTTGCCGCAGTTGCCCGACCAGTCGACACACGGCTTGTCGATCGACACCTGGCCGTACAGGTAGTCCACGTCATGCTCGGGGACGCTGCTCCTGCTGAGGATCACACACTTGCTGGTGCTGGAAGTGGCGCCACCCATGCCGTCGATGTGTGCGGCATACGGGTCGGGGCTGCCGATCACGCGCATGAACAGCGCGTCACGGGCCGCACCCGGTTGCTGGCATGCCGGCGGCAGGTCCTGCAGGCGGAAGAACACGCCCTTGCTGGTGCCGCCGCGCATGTAGGTGGCGGGAATCCGGATCTGGGGTTGTTGGCTCATGGCTGGGTTTCCTGGGTGGGAGGGCCGGCGGGTGCGAAACCGGGCTGTGTAGTGCCCGGCTCCGCACCAGCGCGGCCTGTCCGTTTAGGCGGGTTCCGTTTCGCGCGAAGCGTTGGACTCGAGGAAGTCCTGCGCGAAGCGCTGCAACACACCGCCCGCCTGGTAGACACGCACTTCGGCGGCGGTATCCAGACGGCAGGTGACCGGTACTTCGGTGGTTTCGCCGTTCTGGCGGTGGATCACCAGCGTCAGTGTGCAACGTGGCGACAGCTTGCCCTGGATGTCATAGGTCTCGGTGCCGTCCAGTCCCAGCGTCAGGCGGGTAGTGCCCGGCTGGAATTCCACCGGCAGCACGCCCATGCCGATCAGATTGGTGCGGTGGATGCGCTCGAAGCCCTCGGCGACGATCACTTCCACCCCGGCCAGACGCACGCCCTTGGCTGCCCAGTCGCGGCTTGAACCCTGGCCGTAGTCGGCGCCGGCAACGATGATCAGCGGCTGTTTGCGCGCCATATAGGTTTCGATGGCCTCCCACATCCGCATCACCTTGCCTTCCGGTTCGACGCGGGCGAGCGAGCCCTTTTTCACCGCACCGTCGACAATGGCCATTTCGTTGACTAGCTGCGGGTTGGCGAAGGTGGCGCGCATGGCGGTGAGGTGGTCGCCACGGTGGGTGGCGTACGAGTTGAAGTCCTCTTCCGGCAGGCCCATCTTGGCGAGGTATTCGCCGGCGGCGGAACTGGCCAGAATGGCGTTGGACGGCGACAGGTGGTCGGTGGTGATGTTGTCCGGCAGGATGGCCAGCGGACGCATGCCCTTGAGCGTGCGCGGGCTGGCGGCCAGCGCGCCCATGCCTTCGGTGTCCCAGTACGGCGGGCGGCGGATATAGGTCGACATCGGGCGCCAGGCGTAAAGCGGGCTTTCGGCCTGCTCGGCTTTGCCCAGGTCGAACATCGGGATGTAGATCTGCTTGAACTGCTCCGGCTTCACGCAGGACGCGACCAGCTCGTCGATTTCCTCATCCGACGGCCACAAATCTTTCAGGCGGATTTCCTTGCCGTCGACCACGCCCAGCACGTCCTGTTCGATGTCAAAGCGCATGGTGCCGGCGATGGCGTAGGCGACCACCAGCGGTGGCGAGGCCAGGAAGGCCTGCTTGGCGTAGGGGTGGATGCGCCCGTCGAAGTTGCGGTTGCCCGACAGCACGGCGGTGGCGTAGAGGTCGCGCTCGATGATTTCCTGCTGGATTGCGGGGTCGAGCGCGCCGGACATGCCGTTACAGGTGGTGCAGGCGTAGGCGACGATGCCAAAGCCCATCTTTTCCAACTCCGGTAGCAGGCCGGCCTCTTCCAGGTACAGCCGGGCGACTTTCGAGCCCGGTGCGAACGAGCTTTTCACCCACGGCTTACGGGTCAGCCCCAGTGTGTTGGCCTTTTTGGCCAACAGGCCGGCGGCGATCACGTTGCGCGGGTTGGACGTGTTGGTGCAGCTGGTGATGGCAGCGATGATCACCGCGCCGTCCGGCAGCAGGCCTTGCGCTTCTTCATCGCGTGCGGCGGTGAGCCTGGTTTCGTCGGCGATGCCACGTTCTTGCAAAGCGGAAGTGGGCAGGCGTTTGTGCGGGTTGGACGGGCCGGCCATATTGCGCACGACGGTAGACAAATCAAACGTCAGCACGCGCTCGTACTGGGCGCTTTGCAGCGCGTCGGTCCACAGGCCGGTGGTCTTGGCGTAGGTTTCCACCAGCGCGACCTGTTCCGGCTCGCGGCCGGTGAGCTTGAGGTAATCGATGGTCTGCTGGTCGATGTAGAACATCGCCGCGGTGGCGCCGTACTCCGGACACATATTGGAGATGGTGGCGCGGTCGCCGATCGACAGGCTGTCCGCGCCTTCGCCGAAGAATTCGACGTAGGCACCGACCACGCGCTCCTTGCGCAGGAACTCGGTGAGTGCCAGCACGATGTCGGTGGCGGTGATGCCGGGTTGGCGCTGGCCGGTCAGCCTGACGCCGACGATGTCGGGCAGGCGCATCATCGACGGGTGGCCGAGCATCACGGTTTCCGCTTCCAGCCCGCCAACGCCGATGGCGATTACCCCCAGTGCATCAACGTGCGGGGTGTGGCTGTCGGTGCCGACACAGGTGTCGGGGAAGGCCACGCCGTCGCGCGCCTGGATCACCGGGCTCATTTTTTCCAGGTTGATCTGGTGCATGATGCCGTTGCCGGCCGGGATCACGTCCACGTTCTTGAACGCGGTCTTGGTCCACTCGATGAAGTGGAAACGGTCTTCGTTACGGCGGTCTTCGATCGCGCGGTTTTTCTCGAAGGCCTCCGGGTCGAAGCCGCCGCATTCGACGGCCAGCGAATGGTCGACGATCAGCTGGGTCGGCACCACCGGATTGACCAGCGACGGGTCGCCGCCCTGGTCGGCGATGGCGTCGCGCAGGCCGGCCAGATCGACCAGTGCGGTCTGGCCGAGAATGTCGTGGCAGACCACGCGGGCCGGGTACCACGGGAAGTCCAGATCACGTTTGCGCTCGATCAGCTGCCTGAGCGAGTCGGTGAGGCTGGCCGGGTCGCAGCGACGGACCAGTTGTTCAGCCAGCACGCGCGAGGTGTAGGGCAGGGTGGCGTAGGCGCCGGGCTGGATCGCCTCGACGGCGGCACGGGTATCAAAGTAATCGAGCCCGGTGCCGGGCAGGGCTTTGCGGAATTGTGTATTCATGGCGGATGACGGGGCAGTAGGGGCGACAAAGGGGAGCCGTCCCGCATGCAGCAGGACGCTCCCCCTCTCCGGTGTGGATCAGCGTTCGTCGATCGGCACGAACGTCAGGTTTTCCGGGCCGGTGTAGTTGGCCGACGGGCGGATGATCTTGCCGTCCTCGCGCTGTTCGATCACGTGGGCGGCCCAGCCGGTGGTGCGGGCGATGACGAACAGCGGGGTGAACATGGCAGTCGGTACACCCATCATGTGGTAGGACACGGCGCTGAACCAGTCGAGGTTCGGGAACATTTTCTTGATGTCCCACATGACCGACTCCAGACGCTCGGCGATGTTGAACATCTTCATGTCGCCGGCTTCGATCGACAGGTCACGTGCCACTTCCTTGATCACCTTGTTGCGCGGATCGCCGATGGTGTAGACCGGATGGCCAAAGCCGATGACGACTTCTTTTTTCTCGACGCGGGCCTTGATGTCGGCTTCGGCTTCATCCGGGCTTTCGTAGCGCTTTTGCACTTCGAAGGCGACCTCGTTGGCACCGCCGTGCTTCGGGCCGCGCAGGGCGCCGATGGCACCGGTAATGGCCGAGTACATGTCCGATCCCGTGCCGGCAATGACGCGGCCGGTGAAGGTGGATGCGTTGAATTCGTGCTCGGCGTACAGCACCAGCGAGGTGTGCATGGCGCGCACCCACAGGTCGGACGGCTTTTCACCGTGCAGGAGGTGCAGGAAATGGCCGCCGACGGAGTCGTCGTCGGTTTCCACCTCGATGCGGCGGCCGTTGGTGCTGAAGTGGTACCAGTAGAGCAGGGCGGAGCCGAGCGAAGCGATCAGGCGGTCGGCGATGTCACGGGCGCCTGGTGCGTTGTGGTCGTCTTTTTCCGGCAGGGTGCAGCCCAGTACCGAAACGGCGGTCCGCATCACGTCCATCGGGTGGCTGGCCGCCGGCAGGGCTTCGAGAGCCGATTTCACGCTGGCCGGCAGGCCGCGCAGCGACTTGAGTTTTTTCTTGTAGCCGGCGAGCTCGGCGTGGCTGGGCAGCTTGCCGTGTACCAGCAGGTAGGCAATTTCCTCGAATTCGCAGGTGGTGGCGAGATCGAGGATGTCATAGCCGCGGTAGTGCAGGTCGTTACCGGTGCGGCCGACGGTGCACAGGGCGGTGTTGCCGGCGGCAACACCGGAGAGGGCGACCGATTTCTTGGCCTTGGGAAGAACTTGCAGGGTTTCGCTCATGTTGACCTCCAGCTCCTGAAATGCATTGCAGTGAATGTGGGTTTTATTGGGGCTTGTAGAAAACGGCGAGCCAGACCGTGTCCTGGCCGGGGGCGGTGGCCGCCACCCGGTGGCGTTCGTGTGCAGGTATGGTGACCGCATCGCCGGGCCGCAGTTCCAGTACACGGGCCGGTTCATCGAATTCCAGCCGGGCGGTGCCCGACAGCAGCAGCACCCATTCGTGTTCGTCCTGGTCGTACCAGAATCCTTCGGGTGAGGCATGGCCGCGCGACACGATCCGTTCGACCCGGAAGCGGCCGCGGCCGCCCAGCAGGGTTTCCATCCATTCCTGCGGCAGCTCGGCCGGAATGCCGGTGAAAAGGTTGCGCGGCATGGGCGGGCCTCAGGCCTTCTGTTCGCGGAACAGGGCGTCGAGCTTCTGCTCGTAGCCGTGGTAGCCAAGGTGATCGTAGAGTTCCATGCGGGTCTGCATGGTGTCGAGCACGCCCTGCTGGGTACCGTTGCCGAGGATGGCGCCGTATACGCCGAGGGCGGCCTTGCTCATGGCACGGAAGGCCGACAGCGGGTAGAGGATCAGGCTGACATCGGCACTGGCCAGCTGGTCACGGGTGTAGAGCGGGGTGGAGCCGAATTCGGTGATGTTGGCCAGCACCGGTACGCCGACGGCTTCGGCAAACTGTTTGTACATCGACAGCTCGGTCATGGCTTCCGGGAAGATCATGTCGGCACCGGCTTCGACGCAGGCCCGGGCGCGGTCGATGGCGGCTTCGAGGCCTTCCACGGCCAGGGCGTCAGTGCGGGCCATGATGACGAAGCTGGCATCGCGGCGGGCATCAACGGCGGCCTTGACGCGGTCGACCATTTCTTCCTGGCTGACGATGGCCTTGTTCGGACGGTGGCCGCAGCGCTTTTGCTGCACCTGGTCTTCGATGTGGACGGCGGCCACCCCGGCGCGCTCGAGGGCGCGGATGGCGCGGGCGATGTTGAAGGCGCCGCCCCAGCCGGTGTCGATGTCGACCAGCAGCGGCACGTCGGTCACGTCAGTGATGCGGCGGGCGTCGACCAGCACGTCTTCCAGCGTGGTGATGCCGAGGTCGGGAATGCCGCACGAGCTGGCTGCCACGCCGCCACCCGACAGGTAAAGCGCCTTGGCGCCGCTGTGCTCGGCGAGCTTGGCGGCGTAGGCGTTGATGGCGCCCAGTACTTGCAGCGGCTTTTCGTTGGCGACCGCGTCGCGGAAGCGTTGACCGGCTGTCGTCATGCGTTTTCTCCTCCATCCCGGGTTGAATTTTTCTACCGAGCAATTGCTTGGTTGATTGGGTGATTCTAGCGAGTGCTTGGTTCGCTCGTAAACCATCTGATGAGATTCGGCCGGAAAATGAAACAATATGCTGCAAGAGTATTTCGTTTTCGTGTTATGTCGCAGGTAGCATATTGAAATTGGTGAATTATTTTACTTTTGCGCATCTGGCTAATCGGTTTCGATACAATCAGGGCTTCCGCAGTTTTTTATCCATTTCGAGAGGATTTCCCTATGCAAAGCCGTCTGTTGGCCGTGGTGGCACTGGCCGCCATGCCGTTGGTTTCCCATGCCGGAGGGCTGGGGGTGCAGGTTGGCGAGAACTACCAGTCGCTGTCGTACGCCAGCAGTGGTGCCGGTCTGGGCCTGTCGGCCGACTATCTGCACCGTGACAGCCGTGATGACCAGACCCTGTCGCTGGGCGCCGGTTTTTCGCTGCCGCTGGGCCCGGTCATGCTGACGGCCGGTGCGAAGCTGAGCTATCTGGATGTGGCCGGCCGCAATGAATGGGCCGTGCCGGTAGGCGGCCGGATCGGCATGTCGCTGGGACAAAGCTTTGGCGTGTATGCCCAAGGCTATGCTGCCAGCAACGGCATGGCCAGCGGCAATATCCACCAGTACCAGGATGGTGAAATCGGTGCCAGCTTTACGCCGTTCAAGCCGCTGACCGTGTCGGCCGGCTATCGCTACAGCGACGTGGAGCTGGCCGGTGGCAGCTGGAAGCGCAAGCTGGCCGACGGGCCGTTTGTCGGTGCCGCACTGAGCTTCTGAGCCGCAACGGCACTCCATGTACGACAGGCCGCACATGCGGCCTGTCTGCTTGTCCGGACGGCTGTTCCGGCGGTCTGCCCTGACACAGGGTTACGGCGTGCGCCGGAGCCAGCGGGTGGCGTCGGTCAGGCCGTCCAGCGTCAGCGGGCACATGCGCTCCTGCATCAGCTGGCGCAGCATGCCGACCGACTGGACGTACGGCCAGTGCGCCTGCGGCAGCGGATTGAGCCAGACGGCATGGCGGAAATGCGCCAGCAGGCGCTGCATCCACACTTCACCGCTTTCTTCGTTCATGTGCTCGACGCTGCCGCCGGGGTAGACGATTTCGTACGGGCTCATGCTGGCGTCGCCGACAAGGATCAGCCGGTAGTCGGGGCCAAACGTGTGCAGGACATCCAGCGTGGCCGTACGGGAATCATGACGGCGGGCGTTGTCCTTCCACAGCGACTCGTAGACGCAGTTGTGGAAGTAGAAAAACTCCAGATGCTTGAATTCGGCCCTGGCCGCAGCAAACAGGGCGGCCACTTCGCGGATGTGGTCATCCATCGAGCCGCCGATGTCCAGAAGCAGCAGCAGTTTGGTGGATTCGCGCAGCTCCGGGCGGAAAACCAGATCCAGCAGGCCGCCGTGGCGGGCAGTGCTGCTGAGCGTGGCGTCCAGGTCCAGCCGGTCGCTGGCACCCTGGCGGGCAAACGCCCGCAGCCGGCGCAGGGCAACCTGCATGTTGCGCGGGCTTAGCTCTGCTCCTGCGTCTAGGTTGCGGAATTCACGCTTGTCCCACACCTTGACGGCGCGCCGGTGGCGCGAGCCGTCCTGGCCGATGCGGACACCGGCCGGATTGTAGCCATAGGCGCCGAACGGGCTGGTGCCGCCGGTGCCGATCCATTTGCTGCCGCCCTGATGCCGTTCGTGCTGCTCGGCCAGCCGTTCCTTGAGCGTGCGCATCAGTTCATCCCAGCCCATGCCCTGAAGGGCGGCCTTTTCTTCGGCGCTCAGGTGCTTTTCGACCAGCTTGCGCAGCCAGTCTTCGGGAATCTGGCGTTGCAGGTCTTCCAGTCCGTCACTGACGCCGTTGAAGTGGGCAGCAAAAACGCGGTCAAAGCG encodes:
- the prpB gene encoding methylisocitrate lyase → MTTAGQRFRDAVANEKPLQVLGAINAYAAKLAEHSGAKALYLSGGGVAASSCGIPDLGITTLEDVLVDARRITDVTDVPLLVDIDTGWGGAFNIARAIRALERAGVAAVHIEDQVQQKRCGHRPNKAIVSQEEMVDRVKAAVDARRDASFVIMARTDALAVEGLEAAIDRARACVEAGADMIFPEAMTELSMYKQFAEAVGVPVLANITEFGSTPLYTRDQLASADVSLILYPLSAFRAMSKAALGVYGAILGNGTQQGVLDTMQTRMELYDHLGYHGYEQKLDALFREQKA
- a CDS encoding vWA domain-containing protein; translation: MLLDFFYALRAANIPVSTTEFLALLGALRARLAFGSLETFYALSRTILVKDEKHYDRFDRVFAAHFNGVSDGLEDLQRQIPEDWLRKLVEKHLSAEEKAALQGMGWDELMRTLKERLAEQHERHQGGSKWIGTGGTSPFGAYGYNPAGVRIGQDGSRHRRAVKVWDKREFRNLDAGAELSPRNMQVALRRLRAFARQGASDRLDLDATLSSTARHGGLLDLVFRPELRESTKLLLLLDIGGSMDDHIREVAALFAAARAEFKHLEFFYFHNCVYESLWKDNARRHDSRTATLDVLHTFGPDYRLILVGDASMSPYEIVYPGGSVEHMNEESGEVWMQRLLAHFRHAVWLNPLPQAHWPYVQSVGMLRQLMQERMCPLTLDGLTDATRWLRRTP
- a CDS encoding YfaZ family outer membrane protein, translating into MQSRLLAVVALAAMPLVSHAGGLGVQVGENYQSLSYASSGAGLGLSADYLHRDSRDDQTLSLGAGFSLPLGPVMLTAGAKLSYLDVAGRNEWAVPVGGRIGMSLGQSFGVYAQGYAASNGMASGNIHQYQDGEIGASFTPFKPLTVSAGYRYSDVELAGGSWKRKLADGPFVGAALSF